CGTCATCGATGTCGTAAACGACATAATCGATTCCCTTGCCACTGATCTGCAGCGGAGTCAGCCGGCGGCTGCCCCTTGACCCCCTCCTCCGCTTCTTGCCCCAGGATGGCCCAAAGCCGGAGTAATAGTAGAACTGGTTGGACTTTGCCGCCACCGAGGAGGAAGAGTTCTTCGCCCCACGTGGCTGGCCACTGCAGTGGCCAGTGGAGGTGGAGGACTTGTCCAGCTTTCTGGAAGCAGAGTCGTCAGCATTGGTGTTGTCTTCGCCGTCAGCAGTAGAAATGTAGGACTTGAGCCGCGACAGGTGATGCTCGCACAAGTAGTGGCCCTCGACGGCCTCGTTCTTGCATTGGGACCACTTGCTGTCAGTCTTGTTGCAGCACAACTTGAAGCTGAAATCACCATCGGAATCGCCTCCATTTGTTGCTTCATAGTTGTTGATGTTCATCCTATCCTCCTTAGTGATGTTGTAAAAGGCGTGGCCTTTGAGTTTGTTATCAATAACAGTCTTCCTTTTGGTGTCCGCCACCATCATCGAGGCCTCGCTGCTGCAAAATAATCACAATGTTTCAATCGCAAATGCGTCACAGGTCCCAACGTTTGCCATCCACTAACAAATTTCGCACAATCGAAGCTAATGATTGAGCTATTCAGGGACGAGAATACAAAACCCTACTTGCTCGACGGAGACGATTGAATGCACATGAATTCGCGGAGACCTTTCAATTTCTGGAACGAGTTAGATGATGAGGATTGATATTTACCTCTCAACGGCTCCAATGGAATTGCCCAAGCTGCCATCGGCGGTGAAGCTATCCTTTCCTCCATCGAGCTGGGAAAATGGTCGAACCAGAAGAAAAATACTGAGCACGCACGTGAATAACAGTTGAGATCGAGAAGAAGATAAACCTAATCGTTCATTCCAAGGTAAATGCGCGACGGAAACGGGAAAAATCTCGGGGCTACAGATAAACCCTAGCTAGCGAGGACCGGAATTGAAAAACCCTACGCATCGCAAGACcggaaacaaaagataaaaataaaaatgaaggccATGGCGAAACAGCAAACAAAAGTCACGGAGAAAAGGCACGTCGCAGATTTGCGAAGCgaacgaaggagagagagacacacacaGAGAGGTTGaacaaggaggaggagaagagacgGACCTgggcgagagaggaggagggagcgAGAGCATCGGGGAAGGAGAAGGGGACGACGTCCCAGGGCGACTGGTTGAGCGGGCACACGCGCAAGGGGAGGGGAGCCCCCAGAGGTGACGCGTTCGAGCTGAGGAGGGACGAGAGCTTGGCGTTCTTGCGAATcctcatgatgatgatgatgatgcgcCTGAAGGATAGATGTACAGCacagggagggagggagggaggagagagagagagagagagagagagagagagagagaatgagagggTTTTTGGTGGTGTCGTGATTGGAACATGGTCGGCCCTTCTATATGCCCTTTTTTTCTCGATGCTTTATGTGGAGGGGGGTGCGGGGGTGAGCGCTTTGGACCATTTTGGCCCTAGTTTCCATGCTCCCACTTTCCTATCCTTCGGCGCCATTACATGATTGAAGGATACGAAAAACCCCGACGTATAAAccccatcttttctttttgtccttaaAAACATTTTGCGAAATTGTTTTGGGATAAATACAAATAAAGTACGGCCACTCCCACCCTTCGTTGATGAATCTGAGTGTGTGTTTTGGGGTAACTTGAATGTCTTAAGAGATTAGGGTTGTCATGCGGCGACTTTCGAACCCTTATCCATGTGAGGCTCGAGCAGCTCTTATGGGAGTTGGAGGTCTGGTCAGGTGTAAAACAGCTAAGCTTTAAGAGATGGGTTATCTATGAAAGGTCACATAGGATTTAGTTTCCCCAGTTAACAATGCACAATTATGAGTGTCTTCGCAATGATAAGTTACCATATTCGCGATCTCGTGAAACTTATCGCAAGAAATGAAACGATATGGTAGCATGCGAATCGAAATAAGTATGACTGCAATTTGTGTAAAACTTATAAGTTACTGCACATAAATGATTTTAACGCGTAAATGAATGTAATATACTGCTAATACTCTCCATGAAAATAGAATTTGCTTTCGCTCGATAATCACAtgcattgaaaagaaataatatttcattCGATTTAGGTGATTACCCAGTTGAAAAATTGGGGAACCGTGGTCAAAGGAAGAGGGGTTGGCGTGTGGCCGTGCAGTGCAGTCGGTGAATGCTCCCATAAGGTGAA
Above is a window of Eucalyptus grandis isolate ANBG69807.140 chromosome 9, ASM1654582v1, whole genome shotgun sequence DNA encoding:
- the LOC104420469 gene encoding uncharacterized protein LOC104420469, giving the protein MRIRKNAKLSSLLSSNASPLGAPLPLRVCPLNQSPWDVVPFSFPDALAPSSSLAQLDGGKDSFTADGSLGNSIGAVESSEASMMVADTKRKTVIDNKLKGHAFYNITKEDRMNINNYEATNGGDSDGDFSFKLCCNKTDSKWSQCKNEAVEGHYLCEHHLSRLKSYISTADGEDNTNADDSASRKLDKSSTSTGHCSGQPRGAKNSSSSVAAKSNQFYYYSGFGPSWGKKRRRGSRGSRRLTPLQISGKGIDYVVYDIDDEDDTDDDKDSRKKRMRKPVKGRSLKSLM